A genomic segment from Amycolatopsis camponoti encodes:
- a CDS encoding cyclase family protein, with protein sequence MSWTLTAAGPLGGLTSALASGGVEVVDLTALLSPSTPVLDLPPEMAPIPRFELEELARYDERGRTSYQNGIHTGEHVGTHFDAPCHWVTGAEKRDVAHVPVRHLVAPAVVIDKSAECAADPDFLLTVEHLEEWQHHNGPLPEGGWLLYRTGWAARSHDQQLFLNADESGPHTPGITAECARWLADESPIVGLGVETVGTDAGQAFTFTPQFPAHHYLLGAGKYGVTQLQNLDRLPVTGAVLIVAPLRIAGGSGSPARILALVSNGEAL encoded by the coding sequence ATGTCTTGGACACTCACCGCAGCGGGCCCGCTGGGCGGCCTGACCTCCGCTCTGGCGTCCGGCGGCGTCGAGGTGGTCGACCTGACCGCCCTCCTGTCGCCGTCGACGCCCGTGCTCGACCTTCCCCCGGAGATGGCTCCGATCCCACGCTTCGAGCTGGAGGAGCTCGCCCGGTACGACGAGCGTGGGCGCACCTCCTACCAGAACGGCATCCACACCGGTGAGCACGTGGGCACCCACTTCGACGCGCCGTGCCACTGGGTCACCGGGGCCGAGAAGAGGGACGTCGCCCACGTACCGGTCCGGCACCTGGTCGCTCCCGCTGTCGTGATCGACAAGTCCGCCGAGTGCGCCGCCGACCCGGACTTCCTGCTGACGGTCGAGCACCTCGAGGAGTGGCAGCACCACAACGGCCCGCTTCCGGAGGGCGGTTGGCTGCTCTACCGGACCGGCTGGGCCGCGCGCTCGCACGACCAGCAGCTGTTCCTCAACGCCGACGAGAGCGGGCCGCACACGCCCGGCATCACGGCCGAGTGCGCCCGCTGGCTGGCCGACGAGTCACCCATCGTCGGGCTCGGCGTGGAGACCGTCGGGACCGACGCCGGGCAGGCGTTCACCTTCACTCCGCAGTTCCCGGCGCACCACTACCTGCTGGGCGCGGGCAAGTACGGCGTCACCCAGCTGCAGAACCTCGACCGGCTGCCGGTCACCGGCGCCGTCCTGATCGTCGCTCCGCTCCGCATCGCCGGTGGGTCCGGCAGCCCGGCGCGGATCCTGGCCCTCGTTTCGAACGGAGAAGCCCTGTGA
- a CDS encoding thiamine pyrophosphate-binding protein: MLVHEAIGRQLTDLGVRAVFGVVGSGNFHFTDAMVRGGARFVAARHEGGAATMADAYARMSDEVAVLSLHQGCGYTNALTGITEAAKSRTSLLVLTAEAADPTSNFALDQAAIAVGVGALALRVRSPRTALDDVAQAFAICRDQRRTVVLNVPIDVQDALLEAEGLAREHRRVAEPRPDDSEIATFGRLLERAERPVFVVGRGGRSPGSRDAVRELAAEAGALLATSAVSRGMFAGDDWNIDVSGGFSSPLTAELISGADLLVGFGCALNMWTMRHGRLIAPDATVVQVDIDPEAIGVHRDVDLGLWGGVAGTARAAAAWLRANSPGGRTGYRTPDVAGRIRSGLRWNQVGFEDASGDGRVDPRSLTAALNDLLPAERIVSVDSGNFLGYPSMYLDVPDEYGFCFTQAFQSVGLGLATAIGAALARPDRLPVAGCGDGGFLMGLSELETVVRLGLPMVIVVYNDAMYGAEVHHFGAGASGLDAVTFPDVDIAALARGHGCEALTVRRPEDVHAVKEWLSAGPVRPLVLDAKITSDGGSWWLQEAFGH; encoded by the coding sequence ATGCTCGTCCACGAGGCCATCGGCAGGCAGCTCACCGATCTCGGAGTCCGCGCGGTCTTCGGTGTGGTGGGCAGCGGCAACTTCCACTTCACCGACGCGATGGTGCGCGGCGGTGCCCGCTTCGTCGCCGCTCGTCACGAAGGTGGCGCGGCCACCATGGCGGACGCGTACGCCCGGATGTCCGACGAGGTCGCCGTGCTCTCCCTGCACCAGGGCTGCGGCTACACGAACGCCCTCACCGGCATCACCGAGGCCGCGAAGAGCCGGACGTCGCTGCTGGTGCTGACCGCCGAAGCCGCCGATCCCACCTCGAACTTCGCGCTCGACCAGGCGGCGATCGCCGTCGGGGTCGGGGCGCTCGCCCTGCGCGTCCGGTCTCCCCGAACCGCCCTCGACGACGTGGCACAGGCCTTCGCGATCTGCCGCGACCAGCGGCGCACGGTCGTCCTCAACGTTCCGATCGACGTGCAGGACGCGCTCCTGGAGGCGGAGGGCCTGGCCCGGGAGCACCGCCGGGTCGCCGAACCGCGGCCCGACGACAGCGAGATAGCCACGTTCGGCCGGCTGCTGGAACGCGCCGAGCGGCCGGTGTTCGTCGTCGGACGCGGAGGCCGTTCCCCTGGCTCCAGGGACGCCGTCCGCGAACTGGCCGCCGAGGCGGGCGCGCTCCTCGCCACCTCCGCCGTCTCCCGCGGGATGTTCGCCGGCGACGACTGGAACATCGACGTCTCCGGTGGCTTCTCCTCGCCATTGACGGCCGAACTCATCTCCGGCGCCGACCTGCTGGTGGGATTCGGCTGCGCACTGAACATGTGGACCATGCGGCACGGCCGGCTCATCGCGCCGGACGCGACCGTCGTCCAGGTCGACATCGACCCGGAGGCCATCGGCGTGCACCGTGACGTGGACCTCGGTCTGTGGGGCGGTGTCGCGGGAACGGCCCGCGCCGCGGCCGCGTGGCTGCGCGCGAACTCGCCCGGCGGGCGCACGGGTTACCGCACTCCGGACGTGGCCGGGCGGATCCGGTCCGGCCTGCGCTGGAACCAGGTCGGCTTCGAGGACGCGTCGGGGGACGGACGGGTCGATCCGCGCAGCCTGACCGCCGCGCTCAACGACCTCCTGCCCGCCGAGCGGATCGTTTCCGTGGACTCGGGCAACTTCCTGGGCTACCCGAGCATGTACCTCGACGTGCCGGACGAGTACGGGTTCTGTTTCACCCAGGCGTTCCAGTCCGTCGGCCTGGGCCTGGCGACCGCGATCGGTGCCGCACTGGCGCGCCCCGACCGGCTGCCCGTGGCCGGCTGCGGTGACGGTGGCTTCCTGATGGGCCTGTCGGAGCTCGAGACCGTCGTACGGCTGGGTCTGCCCATGGTGATCGTCGTCTACAACGACGCCATGTACGGCGCCGAGGTGCACCACTTCGGGGCCGGCGCGAGCGGTCTCGACGCGGTGACCTTCCCCGACGTGGACATTGCGGCACTCGCACGGGGACACGGGTGCGAGGCGCTGACCGTCCGACGGCCCGAGGACGTGCACGCGGTGAAGGAGTGGCTGTCGGCCGGCCCCGTCCGTCCCTTGGTGCTGGACGCCAAGATCACCTCGGATGGGGGGTCCTGGTGGCTGCAGGAAGCTTTCGGACACTGA
- a CDS encoding thiolase family protein, protein MLADAVRRALADANLSPSEVDGFGACSFTLGPDHAVDLAWRLGLRLRWLMQDTNGGASAGTMLQHAVRAVESGDASVVVLVAGDRMDQQVHLKMVAEYNRATAEQLVPLDMLGPNALFALLTQRQMAAEGLTRTDYGRLAVAQRAWASLNPGAVYRTPLTLDDYLNAPVVAEPLGRYDCVPPVTGADAVVVAADDRAAGTRRARVLAVSARYNTDDQTGDGLVTGLADCAPELWEAAGHGPADVDVVSVYDDYPAMALAQLKDLGLVAGGELPAFIAERLATRKLPVNTSGGQLSAGQPGSAGGMHGLVEVVRQLRGQAGQRQVDARLGLFSGYGMVLYRYGACATAGLLEAAG, encoded by the coding sequence GTGCTCGCCGACGCCGTCCGCCGCGCTCTCGCCGATGCGAACCTGTCGCCCTCCGAAGTCGACGGCTTCGGTGCCTGCAGCTTCACCCTCGGTCCGGACCACGCCGTCGACCTGGCCTGGCGGCTCGGGCTGCGGCTGCGCTGGCTGATGCAGGACACCAACGGCGGCGCGAGCGCGGGCACGATGCTGCAGCACGCCGTGCGGGCCGTCGAGTCCGGCGACGCCTCGGTCGTGGTGCTCGTGGCCGGCGACCGGATGGACCAGCAGGTGCACCTCAAGATGGTGGCCGAATACAACCGGGCGACCGCCGAGCAGCTGGTGCCGCTGGACATGCTCGGACCGAACGCCCTCTTCGCGCTGCTGACCCAGCGTCAGATGGCCGCCGAGGGGCTCACTCGTACCGACTACGGGCGACTCGCGGTGGCTCAACGGGCCTGGGCCTCTCTCAACCCCGGGGCCGTCTACCGCACGCCATTGACGCTCGACGACTACCTGAACGCTCCCGTGGTCGCCGAACCCCTCGGCCGGTACGACTGCGTGCCGCCGGTCACGGGCGCCGATGCCGTGGTGGTCGCGGCCGACGACCGGGCCGCGGGCACGCGCCGAGCCAGGGTGCTCGCCGTCTCGGCCCGCTACAACACCGATGACCAGACGGGCGACGGACTGGTCACCGGCTTGGCCGACTGCGCGCCCGAGCTGTGGGAGGCCGCCGGCCACGGGCCCGCCGACGTCGACGTGGTCAGCGTGTACGACGACTACCCGGCCATGGCGCTGGCCCAGCTCAAGGATCTCGGTCTGGTCGCCGGGGGTGAGCTGCCGGCCTTCATCGCCGAGCGGCTCGCCACCCGCAAGCTCCCGGTCAACACCTCGGGCGGACAGCTCTCGGCGGGCCAGCCGGGTTCCGCCGGCGGCATGCACGGACTCGTGGAGGTCGTCCGGCAGTTGCGCGGCCAGGCCGGGCAGCGACAGGTCGATGCCCGTCTCGGCCTGTTCAGCGGATACGGGATGGTGCTCTACCGCTACGGCGCGTGTGCCACCGCCGGGCTCCTGGAGGCAGCCGGATGA
- a CDS encoding zinc ribbon domain-containing protein yields MSVTVQNCRTCGGRWFPARLMCPRCGSADLAPVGVERGVVEQLTHLGDVVIASVACDPEPLLVARLHGPVEPGDVVELTDDPGASGRPVAFVPPISLPREELS; encoded by the coding sequence ATGAGTGTGACCGTGCAGAACTGCCGGACGTGCGGTGGCCGATGGTTCCCCGCCCGGCTGATGTGTCCCCGCTGCGGGAGCGCCGATCTGGCGCCCGTCGGTGTCGAGCGCGGGGTGGTCGAACAGCTGACCCACCTCGGCGACGTCGTCATCGCGTCGGTGGCCTGTGACCCCGAACCGCTGCTGGTGGCCAGGCTGCACGGCCCGGTCGAGCCCGGGGACGTCGTGGAACTCACCGACGACCCCGGTGCGTCCGGCCGTCCCGTCGCCTTCGTACCGCCGATCAGCCTGCCCCGAGAGGAGTTGTCATGA
- a CDS encoding ATP-dependent acyl-CoA ligase: MSAVLDLSRASVSGLLRWRAETTPESTLLRCGDTQRTAAEMLDRVAVAGGLLREHGVERGDRVALMASNRVELLDLILGCAWIGAVAVPINTAARGEQLHHILSNSQAELLVLENPFLAQVEALPSTAELRQIWLLDEGEVASVLPVPVDLIPDGGRAVEPAVVGPGDPAVILYTSGTTGVSKGVVCPHAQFSWWGRNVTAQLGITSADVLHTCLPLFHTNALNAFSQALVSGAQYVIGPRFSASAFWSDVADSGATFTYLLGAMISILAGRPPGAHDRAHRVTAALAPATPAGLLRQFEERFGVVLIDGYGSTETNAVISASRTEQRPGFIGRLQEGFSARIVDENGLDVPPGTPGELLLRSEQPFAFASGYYRMPDATVAAWQDLWFHTGDRVVLEADGWIRFVDRIKDVIRRRGENISSVEVESVLAQHPGVRDVAVYAVDSELGEDEVMAAVVPVEGQEIDFAELVSFCEPRLAYYAIPRFVALCPELPLTENGKVRKTLLREWGAERADWDREAAGVVLRRNRSA; this comes from the coding sequence ATGAGCGCCGTGCTCGACCTTTCCCGTGCGAGCGTCTCCGGACTGCTGCGATGGCGCGCGGAGACCACCCCGGAGAGCACGCTGCTGCGCTGCGGGGACACGCAAAGGACCGCCGCCGAGATGCTGGACCGGGTCGCCGTCGCGGGAGGCCTGCTGCGCGAACACGGGGTGGAGCGGGGAGACCGGGTGGCGCTGATGGCGTCCAACCGGGTCGAGCTGCTGGACCTCATCCTGGGCTGCGCGTGGATCGGTGCCGTCGCGGTGCCGATCAACACCGCCGCGCGGGGCGAGCAGCTCCACCACATCCTGAGCAACTCGCAAGCGGAGCTGCTGGTGCTGGAAAACCCCTTCCTCGCCCAGGTGGAGGCGCTGCCGAGCACCGCCGAGCTGCGCCAGATCTGGCTGCTGGACGAGGGAGAGGTCGCGTCGGTGCTACCGGTTCCCGTCGACCTGATCCCGGACGGCGGCCGCGCCGTGGAGCCGGCGGTGGTCGGCCCGGGCGATCCCGCGGTGATCCTCTACACCTCGGGCACCACCGGGGTCTCCAAGGGAGTCGTCTGCCCGCACGCCCAGTTCTCCTGGTGGGGCCGCAACGTCACGGCCCAGCTCGGCATCACCTCGGCCGACGTGCTGCACACCTGCCTGCCGCTGTTCCACACGAACGCGCTCAACGCCTTCAGCCAGGCGCTGGTCAGCGGAGCCCAGTACGTCATCGGCCCGCGCTTCTCCGCCTCCGCCTTCTGGTCGGACGTGGCGGACAGCGGGGCGACCTTCACCTACCTGCTGGGCGCCATGATCAGCATCCTCGCCGGCCGGCCGCCCGGAGCGCACGACCGGGCGCACCGGGTGACCGCGGCACTGGCGCCGGCCACCCCCGCCGGGCTGCTCCGGCAGTTCGAGGAGCGGTTCGGTGTCGTCCTCATCGACGGCTACGGCTCGACCGAAACCAACGCGGTGATCTCCGCGAGCCGGACCGAACAGCGGCCGGGATTCATCGGACGCCTTCAAGAGGGGTTCTCCGCCCGGATCGTCGACGAGAACGGACTCGACGTTCCTCCTGGCACACCGGGCGAACTGCTGCTGCGCAGCGAGCAGCCCTTCGCCTTCGCCTCCGGCTACTACCGTATGCCCGACGCCACCGTCGCCGCGTGGCAGGACCTGTGGTTCCACACCGGCGACCGGGTGGTGCTCGAAGCGGACGGGTGGATCAGGTTCGTCGACCGCATCAAGGACGTGATCCGCCGTCGCGGCGAGAACATCTCCTCCGTCGAGGTCGAAAGCGTTCTCGCGCAGCACCCCGGCGTCCGTGACGTCGCGGTGTACGCGGTGGACTCCGAACTCGGTGAGGACGAGGTGATGGCCGCCGTGGTCCCGGTCGAGGGACAAGAGATCGACTTCGCCGAGTTGGTGTCCTTCTGCGAACCCCGGCTGGCCTACTACGCGATTCCCCGCTTCGTGGCGCTGTGCCCGGAACTGCCGCTGACCGAGAACGGCAAGGTGCGCAAGACCTTGCTGAGGGAGTGGGGAGCCGAGCGCGCCGACTGGGACCGCGAGGCGGCCGGCGTAGTCCTGCGGCGAAACCGGTCCGCTTGA
- a CDS encoding MFS transporter, which yields MSPTASHQPAAGPQSIRKIAIASLTGTALEWYDFFLYGTASALVLGTLFFPHASPLAGTLASFGTFAVGFAARPLGGIIFGHFGDRLGRKPMLVITLMVMGFTTFLIGLLPTYAQIGVWAPVLLIVLRVLQGIAVGGEWGGSVLMITEHAPAGRRGFYSAWSQVGINLGFVTSAAVFAAVQSLSDEAFLSWGWRVPFLLGAVPALAGLVIRLKIEETPEFRSVQHKGGKQRLPILHALRTHPRAILITMGARLAENGSSYIFLVFSLAYGKHIGVGNGLLLTGIIVANVVEGASMVGFGALSDRIGRRPVYMAGAATLVVVAFPFFWLLDTGTPALVWLAFIVAIGIGHGAMIGTQPSFFTELFGKTSRYSAIALGHEFASVFAGGLSPLIATALLAATGASWPISLYLVFLGCITLISVYFARETVQRDAVSTPDLKLPPAGVRE from the coding sequence ATGAGCCCCACCGCATCGCACCAACCGGCAGCCGGGCCGCAGTCGATCCGCAAGATCGCCATCGCCAGCCTGACCGGAACCGCACTCGAGTGGTACGACTTCTTCCTCTACGGCACCGCATCCGCCCTGGTGCTCGGCACCCTCTTCTTCCCCCACGCCAGCCCCCTCGCCGGCACCCTGGCCTCCTTCGGCACCTTCGCCGTCGGTTTCGCAGCCCGCCCTCTCGGCGGGATCATCTTCGGTCACTTCGGAGACCGGCTGGGCCGCAAACCCATGCTCGTGATCACGCTGATGGTCATGGGCTTCACCACTTTCCTCATCGGCCTCCTGCCCACCTACGCGCAGATCGGTGTGTGGGCGCCGGTCCTGCTCATCGTGCTGCGCGTGCTTCAAGGCATCGCGGTCGGCGGCGAGTGGGGCGGAAGCGTCCTCATGATCACCGAGCACGCCCCCGCGGGACGACGCGGCTTCTACTCGGCCTGGAGCCAGGTCGGCATCAACCTCGGCTTCGTCACCTCCGCCGCGGTCTTCGCCGCGGTCCAGAGCCTGTCCGACGAGGCGTTCCTGTCCTGGGGATGGCGGGTGCCCTTCCTCCTCGGAGCCGTTCCCGCGCTGGCCGGCCTCGTCATCCGCCTGAAGATCGAGGAAACACCGGAGTTCCGGAGCGTCCAGCACAAGGGCGGCAAGCAACGGCTACCGATCCTGCACGCCCTGCGAACCCATCCGCGTGCCATCCTGATCACGATGGGCGCCCGCCTGGCGGAGAACGGCTCTTCGTACATCTTCCTGGTCTTCTCCCTCGCCTACGGCAAGCACATCGGGGTCGGTAACGGCCTGCTGCTGACCGGGATCATCGTCGCGAACGTCGTGGAAGGCGCCTCGATGGTGGGATTCGGTGCCCTGTCCGACCGCATCGGTCGTCGCCCGGTCTACATGGCCGGAGCGGCCACCCTTGTCGTGGTGGCGTTCCCCTTCTTCTGGCTGCTGGACACCGGAACCCCCGCGCTCGTCTGGCTCGCCTTCATCGTCGCCATCGGCATCGGCCACGGAGCCATGATCGGCACCCAGCCGAGCTTCTTCACCGAGCTGTTCGGCAAGACGTCGCGCTACAGCGCCATCGCCCTCGGCCACGAGTTCGCCTCGGTGTTCGCGGGCGGCCTCTCGCCGCTCATCGCTACCGCGCTCCTGGCGGCCACCGGCGCCTCCTGGCCCATCTCGCTGTACCTCGTCTTCCTCGGCTGTATCACGCTTATCTCGGTTTACTTCGCCCGCGAGACGGTGCAGCGCGACGCTGTGTCCACGCCGGACCTGAAGCTGCCGCCCGCCGGAGTGCGCGAATAA
- a CDS encoding alpha/beta hydrolase, whose translation MRSPITGIAAGVPFTALPPADDGPAPLIVTWHMLDAPRSDAAFAAAVPMNGLPAWRVHLGMPMCGARMVDGTMDAGLELLRKDVLMAALYPILVQATEEFPAALESIRAQLPVGDGPVGVLGGSLGGAVALRILADNDIPVFAGAVVNAAIRMRSVVGLFPGEYPYVAESEKVADSVDFVAQAATLAGRAPLLVVSGELDHPSLRADALDLVNAVGDGTELLSIPELAHALADEPGIEPAPQLPLAREVDAGLTTWFRRHLADAG comes from the coding sequence ATGCGTTCACCGATCACGGGCATTGCCGCCGGCGTGCCGTTCACCGCTCTGCCGCCAGCCGACGACGGCCCCGCGCCGCTGATCGTCACTTGGCACATGCTCGACGCGCCGCGGTCGGACGCTGCGTTCGCTGCCGCGGTGCCGATGAACGGCTTGCCCGCGTGGCGGGTGCACCTGGGAATGCCGATGTGCGGGGCGCGCATGGTCGACGGCACCATGGACGCGGGCTTGGAGCTTCTCCGCAAGGACGTCCTGATGGCCGCTCTGTACCCCATCCTCGTGCAGGCGACCGAGGAGTTCCCTGCCGCGCTGGAGTCGATCCGTGCGCAACTGCCGGTCGGTGACGGTCCGGTCGGCGTACTCGGTGGCTCGCTGGGTGGGGCCGTCGCGCTACGGATCCTTGCCGACAACGACATCCCGGTCTTCGCGGGCGCCGTCGTGAACGCCGCCATCCGGATGCGGTCCGTCGTCGGCCTGTTCCCGGGCGAGTATCCCTATGTCGCCGAGTCTGAGAAGGTCGCCGACAGCGTGGACTTTGTTGCCCAGGCTGCGACCCTCGCCGGTCGCGCGCCGCTGCTGGTCGTCAGCGGCGAGCTGGATCACCCGTCGCTGCGCGCCGATGCGCTGGACCTCGTCAACGCTGTGGGGGATGGGACCGAACTGCTGTCGATCCCCGAGCTGGCTCACGCGCTCGCCGACGAACCCGGCATCGAGCCCGCACCCCAGCTGCCGTTGGCTCGCGAGGTGGACGCCGGCTTGACCACGTGGTTCCGGCGCCACCTCGCGGATGCGGGCTAG
- a CDS encoding TetR/AcrR family transcriptional regulator: MTREREPSSRDKVLQAAMAMFGEDLGARLSVRAVAARAGVSTGSLRYHFPTQRALQDAVLAGIYDVVAPDDRIHDRSAPARDRLIDCLRQVLALAGAGAQARAGWSEIFKTYIEPEPTDESRAAYLAIEREAQRRVEYWLTVLRDEGALADGDNGRRARFLVTVLNGLSIARALPSEESLLATETETLHAAVDHVLNSRF; encoded by the coding sequence GTGACGCGGGAGAGGGAGCCCAGCAGCCGGGACAAGGTCCTTCAGGCGGCGATGGCGATGTTCGGAGAGGATCTGGGTGCGCGGCTCAGCGTGCGGGCGGTCGCCGCGCGGGCCGGCGTGAGCACCGGCTCGCTCCGATATCACTTCCCGACGCAGCGCGCGCTGCAGGACGCCGTGCTCGCCGGCATCTACGACGTCGTCGCCCCGGACGATCGGATCCACGACCGTTCGGCGCCCGCACGGGACCGGCTGATCGATTGCCTCCGGCAGGTGCTCGCTCTCGCCGGCGCGGGCGCGCAAGCGCGAGCGGGCTGGAGCGAGATCTTCAAGACCTACATCGAGCCCGAGCCGACCGACGAGAGCCGGGCGGCCTATCTCGCGATCGAGCGGGAAGCGCAACGCCGGGTCGAGTACTGGCTGACCGTCCTGCGGGACGAAGGCGCCCTCGCCGACGGGGACAACGGCCGGCGCGCCAGGTTTCTCGTGACCGTCCTCAACGGACTGTCGATCGCGAGAGCCCTGCCCTCCGAAGAATCGCTCCTGGCCACCGAAACCGAGACGCTGCACGCTGCCGTCGACCACGTCCTGAATTCCCGGTTCTGA
- a CDS encoding stage II sporulation protein M — translation MDRLRRPFQIIRGDLRAYLFVNIFVYGVLLLGMALGMLFPDLHAARSASFAEGSQGALVNAVVGNGWVFGTVIFLVNVFPTALLLITLPSLAVPFAGLAVFAIKTIDLGVTLAPVDAISRLTLIPHSATLLIEFQAYALVMFGAYLLGRSWLRPETVDATTRRQGYARGLRRLAWLWLPALALFVIGAVYEAIEIYFLVPLVLGS, via the coding sequence ATGGACCGCCTCCGCAGGCCGTTTCAGATCATCCGCGGCGACCTCCGCGCGTACCTCTTTGTCAACATCTTCGTCTACGGAGTGCTGCTCCTCGGCATGGCTCTGGGCATGCTCTTCCCGGACCTACACGCCGCGCGGTCCGCATCGTTCGCGGAAGGCAGCCAGGGAGCGCTCGTCAACGCGGTGGTCGGCAACGGATGGGTGTTCGGCACGGTCATCTTCCTCGTCAACGTGTTCCCGACCGCGTTGCTGCTCATCACCCTCCCGTCGTTGGCGGTGCCCTTCGCAGGACTTGCGGTCTTCGCGATCAAGACCATCGACCTGGGCGTCACACTCGCCCCCGTGGACGCGATCTCGCGCCTGACCCTCATCCCGCACTCCGCCACGCTGCTCATCGAGTTCCAGGCTTACGCGCTCGTGATGTTCGGCGCGTACCTGCTGGGCAGGTCCTGGCTCCGGCCCGAGACAGTCGACGCCACCACGCGCCGGCAGGGATACGCGCGCGGTTTGCGCCGGCTTGCCTGGCTTTGGCTTCCGGCGCTCGCGCTCTTCGTCATCGGTGCGGTGTACGAGGCGATCGAGATCTACTTCCTCGTGCCGCTGGTGCTCGGAAGCTGA
- a CDS encoding MBL fold metallo-hydrolase → MSGWFDLGDVAVVPIVETPRLLIDPAEFFPGHPGVPTGWAAEAPWSEPGQLVFTMQAFLVVTPHERILVDACVGDGKPRARPEFDRLDSGWWQRFSATGLSAGDVSTVVFSHLHVDHVGWATRWSDGHWRPAFPKARHVLTAPEYDYWRSPAGAAAMTRTGDYLADSIEPVAEAGLLDLTPPDAELGPHVRLCPAPGHTPGNTAVLVTGSRARLLLTGDILHHPLQLMDPDTSTRYCVDPELSARTRRRTLDWLADTGTAMIPAHFAAPSAGRVDRHGSGFTFAPAVDLHRREAWPPR, encoded by the coding sequence ATGAGCGGCTGGTTCGATCTCGGTGACGTCGCGGTGGTTCCGATCGTGGAGACACCGCGGCTGCTCATCGATCCGGCGGAGTTCTTCCCCGGACACCCCGGCGTGCCCACCGGCTGGGCCGCCGAGGCGCCCTGGTCCGAACCAGGACAGCTGGTCTTCACCATGCAGGCCTTCCTGGTCGTCACGCCGCACGAGCGGATCCTCGTCGACGCCTGTGTCGGCGACGGGAAGCCCCGGGCCAGGCCGGAGTTCGACCGCCTGGACAGTGGCTGGTGGCAACGGTTCTCGGCGACCGGACTGTCCGCCGGCGACGTGTCCACAGTGGTCTTCAGCCACCTGCACGTGGACCACGTCGGCTGGGCGACGCGGTGGTCGGACGGGCACTGGCGACCCGCCTTCCCGAAGGCGCGGCACGTTCTGACCGCACCGGAGTACGACTACTGGCGATCCCCGGCGGGCGCCGCGGCGATGACCCGGACCGGCGACTACCTGGCCGACAGCATCGAACCGGTCGCCGAGGCGGGACTGCTGGATCTGACGCCCCCGGACGCCGAGCTCGGCCCCCACGTGCGGCTGTGCCCGGCACCGGGTCACACCCCGGGCAACACGGCCGTCCTGGTCACCGGCTCCCGGGCCCGGCTGCTGCTCACCGGCGACATCCTGCACCACCCGCTCCAGCTGATGGACCCGGACACCAGCACCCGGTACTGCGTCGACCCCGAGCTCTCGGCGCGCACCCGCAGGCGGACGCTGGACTGGTTGGCCGACACCGGAACCGCGATGATCCCCGCGCACTTCGCCGCCCCTTCCGCCGGCCGCGTCGACCGCCACGGCTCCGGGTTCACCTTCGCCCCCGCGGTCGATCTTCACCGCCGCGAAGCCTGGCCACCTCGATGA